Proteins from one Listeria weihenstephanensis genomic window:
- the menD gene encoding 2-succinyl-5-enolpyruvyl-6-hydroxy-3-cyclohexene-1-carboxylic-acid synthase: protein MNEHRQVMTEYLAAFVEELVQAGVKEAVISPGSRSTPIALLMAEHPTLKIYVDVDERSAGFFALGIAKASKRPVVLLCTSGTAAANYFPAVAEANLSQVPLLVLTADRPHELRNVGAPQAMDQVRLFGSHVKDFTDMALPENSTEMLRFAKWHGSKAVDIAMNAPRGPVHLNFPLREPLMPILEPSPFAVTEKKRRHVHIYYTHEVLEDAVIEQITRACAGKRGVFVAGPLDKKAFSPKLVALAEQIGWPILADPLSQLRSYGAMSDVVIDQYDAILKEEMARVALQPEVVIRFGAMPVSKPLMKWLEALEDVMFYVVDPGAAWKDPIKAVTNMIHCDEHFLVGALTAGWQVKTSADWLSTWESLNGKLKTVMDAHMETVTVLDEGKLVYDLRAWIPDKAGLFIGNSMPIRDVDTYFAQVDKQVRMLGNRGANGIDGVVSSALGASLTEQPMYLLIGDLSFYHDMNGLLMAKKYGLNLTIIVVNNNGGGIFSFLPQASDPKYFESLFGTGTDLDFRYTAALYEGDFHEVADWDEFHDALDRAHFHKGLDIIEVKTNRYENVDAHRALWEEMATAIRSELK, encoded by the coding sequence ATGAACGAACATAGACAGGTCATGACGGAATATTTGGCGGCTTTTGTGGAGGAATTGGTGCAGGCTGGTGTGAAAGAGGCGGTTATTAGTCCAGGTTCGCGCTCGACGCCGATTGCTTTATTGATGGCTGAACATCCGACGTTAAAAATTTATGTGGATGTGGATGAACGCTCGGCGGGATTTTTTGCGCTGGGGATTGCGAAGGCTTCGAAAAGACCGGTTGTACTTTTATGTACATCGGGAACAGCGGCTGCGAATTACTTTCCAGCGGTGGCTGAGGCGAATTTATCGCAGGTTCCGTTGCTTGTTTTGACGGCGGATCGGCCACATGAATTACGAAATGTTGGGGCGCCGCAAGCGATGGATCAGGTTCGCCTGTTTGGATCGCATGTGAAGGATTTTACGGATATGGCGTTGCCTGAGAATTCGACGGAGATGTTGCGTTTTGCAAAATGGCATGGCTCGAAGGCTGTGGATATTGCGATGAATGCGCCACGTGGGCCTGTTCATTTGAATTTTCCGTTGCGTGAGCCGTTGATGCCGATTTTAGAGCCATCACCATTCGCGGTAACGGAGAAGAAGCGCCGCCATGTGCATATTTATTACACGCATGAGGTGTTGGAAGATGCAGTGATTGAGCAGATTACCCGAGCTTGTGCCGGGAAGCGTGGCGTTTTTGTAGCGGGACCTTTGGATAAAAAGGCTTTCTCGCCAAAACTGGTGGCGCTTGCGGAACAGATTGGTTGGCCGATTTTGGCGGATCCGTTGTCGCAGTTGCGGAGTTATGGCGCGATGAGTGATGTGGTGATTGACCAGTATGATGCGATTTTAAAAGAGGAGATGGCACGCGTGGCGTTGCAACCGGAAGTTGTGATTCGCTTTGGTGCGATGCCGGTTTCGAAGCCGCTCATGAAGTGGCTCGAGGCTTTGGAGGACGTGATGTTTTACGTTGTTGATCCTGGTGCGGCGTGGAAGGATCCGATTAAAGCGGTGACGAATATGATTCATTGTGACGAACATTTCCTTGTTGGCGCGTTGACGGCTGGTTGGCAGGTGAAAACATCGGCTGATTGGTTGTCGACTTGGGAGAGTTTGAATGGCAAATTGAAGACGGTGATGGATGCGCATATGGAAACGGTGACGGTTCTGGATGAAGGAAAACTTGTGTATGATCTTCGTGCGTGGATTCCAGATAAAGCAGGCTTGTTTATTGGAAACAGTATGCCGATTCGCGATGTTGATACGTATTTTGCGCAGGTGGATAAGCAGGTTCGAATGCTTGGAAATCGTGGCGCGAACGGGATTGATGGTGTTGTATCTTCGGCACTCGGCGCGAGTTTGACGGAGCAACCGATGTATTTATTGATCGGGGATTTATCGTTTTATCATGATATGAACGGACTTTTGATGGCGAAAAAATATGGCTTGAATTTGACGATTATTGTGGTGAATAATAATGGTGGCGGGATCTTCTCGTTCTTACCGCAGGCGTCTGATCCGAAGTATTTTGAATCGTTGTTTGGAACGGGAACGGATCTGGATTTCCGCTATACGGCGGCGCTTTATGAGGGTGATTTTCATGAGGTTGCGGATTGGGATGAGTTCCATGATGCGCTTGATCGGGCTCATTTTCATAAGGGGTTGGATATTATTGAGGTCAAAACGAATCGATATGAAAATGTGGACGCGCACCGGGCTTTATGGGAAGAGATGGCGACGGCAATTCGTTCGGAGTTGAAGTAG
- a CDS encoding 1,4-dihydroxy-2-naphthoate polyprenyltransferase yields the protein MAHGSKSAIARRSGFHKWWMLLRPHTLVASFVPVFLGTSVAMSYETFHFTRFLVMLISCFLIQTSANLFNEYYDFKKGQDDEHTVGNGGAIVRNGMKPGFILFLAIFLYVLAILGGIYLCMDVNNWWIGLLGIISMVVGYLYTGGPYPIAYTPFGEIMAGFFMGGIITFISFYIQAGFIGSFIVYVSIPVMVLVGNLLLANSIRDLEPDKANGRLTLAILLGRKGALALFIGAFIFAYVWEIALIFTIEATPWILIILLSVPEAVKAVRHFIGKSVPITMVPAMKATSKALTFFGILLAIAFLISLLSANMVDF from the coding sequence ATGGCACACGGCTCAAAATCAGCCATTGCAAGACGCTCTGGTTTTCATAAATGGTGGATGTTATTACGCCCACACACGCTGGTCGCATCTTTTGTCCCAGTATTTTTAGGAACTAGTGTCGCAATGAGCTACGAAACTTTTCATTTTACGCGCTTCCTCGTCATGCTAATTTCCTGTTTCCTAATACAAACATCGGCGAACCTTTTCAATGAATATTACGACTTCAAAAAAGGGCAAGATGATGAACATACTGTAGGAAACGGTGGCGCCATAGTCCGAAACGGGATGAAACCGGGCTTTATTTTATTCTTAGCCATTTTTCTATACGTACTAGCGATTCTTGGCGGTATCTACTTATGCATGGACGTGAATAACTGGTGGATCGGCTTGCTTGGTATTATTTCCATGGTTGTCGGATACTTATACACCGGCGGACCATATCCGATTGCCTACACACCATTCGGCGAAATCATGGCGGGTTTTTTCATGGGAGGTATTATAACATTCATTTCCTTCTACATCCAAGCCGGATTTATCGGGTCCTTCATTGTTTACGTTTCGATTCCAGTCATGGTATTGGTCGGTAACTTATTGCTCGCCAACAGTATCCGCGATTTAGAACCCGACAAAGCAAACGGTCGCCTCACACTTGCAATTCTTTTAGGACGAAAAGGAGCACTCGCGTTATTCATCGGCGCTTTCATTTTCGCGTACGTTTGGGAGATTGCACTTATTTTCACTATCGAAGCAACACCGTGGATTCTAATCATCCTACTCAGCGTTCCAGAAGCCGTGAAAGCCGTTCGCCACTTCATCGGTAAAAGCGTGCCAATCACAATGGTACCCGCGATGAAAGCAACAAGTAAGGCGCTCACGTTCTTCGGAATTTTACTAGCAATCGCATTTTTGATCAGCTTATTAAGCGCAAATATGGTTGATTTTTAA
- a CDS encoding isochorismate synthase: MGLTLPIELFEQAKRTMISQNENVLLSWVTELEEGSAKHIFDQASGAFKGERFFWQNKERTLRLSGLGAMDQLKVERGQDRFLALHTRKEQVLRQTVTNSEEMACGAVYFGGFSFDDEHDTSPEWEKFGEGFFYLPLFLVTEKDDRCYLSVNIWLSADDVYSKVEAVMAQWEKIAAAEVTADPEVACILEERLAEDTWLRAATDVVTLLQEAPDMQKVVLARRMRLGFDGFLSSSRMIAHMEEQQGNSYCFVLENGASTFFGATPERLLLADEEKLESACVAGSIARGDTENADAILGSTLLNDAKNLAEHHFVVEMIKATMERFCEDVEVSANPMLLKNRDIQHLYMTVSGRRGEAGMLDVLRALHPTPALGGWPQREAMTVIRLKEEMDRGFYGAPIGWIDSLDRGEFAVAIRSALAIDTNAILYAGCGIVADSVPAEELAETAIKFQPMLRVLGGKVHERT, encoded by the coding sequence ATGGGTTTAACATTGCCGATAGAGCTATTTGAGCAGGCAAAGCGGACGATGATTTCGCAAAATGAGAATGTGTTATTGAGCTGGGTGACGGAGCTAGAAGAGGGCTCGGCGAAGCACATATTTGATCAGGCAAGTGGGGCTTTTAAGGGGGAGCGTTTCTTCTGGCAAAATAAGGAGCGAACGTTGCGTCTTTCTGGGCTCGGTGCGATGGATCAGTTGAAGGTAGAACGCGGTCAGGATCGTTTTTTGGCGTTACATACGAGAAAAGAGCAGGTGCTTCGGCAGACGGTAACGAACAGCGAGGAAATGGCTTGTGGTGCTGTATATTTTGGTGGATTTAGTTTTGATGATGAGCATGATACGTCGCCAGAATGGGAAAAGTTTGGGGAAGGATTTTTTTATTTACCGCTTTTTTTAGTGACGGAGAAGGATGATCGTTGTTATTTATCGGTGAACATTTGGCTTTCGGCGGACGATGTGTATTCGAAAGTGGAGGCTGTGATGGCGCAGTGGGAAAAGATTGCGGCGGCGGAAGTTACGGCTGATCCTGAGGTTGCTTGTATTTTGGAGGAGCGCTTGGCGGAGGATACTTGGTTGCGGGCTGCGACGGATGTTGTGACGCTACTTCAAGAAGCGCCAGATATGCAAAAAGTGGTGCTGGCTCGGCGAATGCGACTTGGATTTGATGGCTTTCTTTCGAGTAGTCGGATGATCGCGCATATGGAGGAGCAGCAAGGGAATAGTTATTGTTTCGTACTCGAAAACGGGGCGAGTACTTTCTTTGGCGCGACGCCGGAACGATTGCTATTGGCGGATGAGGAGAAATTGGAGTCGGCTTGTGTGGCGGGTTCGATTGCTCGTGGGGACACGGAGAATGCGGACGCGATTCTTGGGTCTACGCTGCTCAATGATGCGAAAAATTTAGCGGAGCACCATTTTGTTGTGGAGATGATTAAGGCAACGATGGAGCGCTTTTGTGAGGATGTTGAGGTGTCGGCGAATCCGATGCTGCTCAAGAATCGGGATATTCAGCATTTGTATATGACGGTTTCGGGACGGCGAGGCGAGGCGGGGATGCTGGATGTGTTGCGTGCGCTACATCCGACGCCGGCGCTTGGTGGTTGGCCGCAAAGAGAAGCGATGACGGTGATTCGTTTGAAAGAAGAGATGGATCGCGGTTTTTACGGAGCACCGATTGGTTGGATTGATTCGCTAGATCGTGGAGAGTTTGCGGTCGCGATTCGGTCAGCGCTTGCGATAGACACGAACGCGATACTTTATGCGGGATGTGGGATTGTGGCGGATTCGGTGCCGGCAGAAGAACTTGCGGAAACGGCGATTAAGTTTCAGCCGATGTTGCGGGTATTAGGAGGTAAGGTACATGAACGAACATAG